A genomic region of Cannabis sativa cultivar Pink pepper isolate KNU-18-1 chromosome 1, ASM2916894v1, whole genome shotgun sequence contains the following coding sequences:
- the LOC115706252 gene encoding DNA-directed RNA polymerases II, IV and V subunit 6A, with amino-acid sequence MADDDYNEVDMGYEDEPPEPEIEEGAEDDVENATDDLPGDAIETEEKEETEAVERPRRTSKFMTKYERARILGTRALQISMNAPVMVELEGETDPLEIAMKELRQRKIPFTIRRYLPDGSYEDWGVDELIVEDSWKRQVGGD; translated from the exons ATGGCCGACGATGATTACAACGAAGTCGATATGGG TTACGAGGATGAGCCCCCAGAACCTGAAATTGAA GAAGGTGCAGAGGATGATGTAGAGAATGCTACTGATGACCTTCCTGGGGACGCCATTGAAACTGAGGAAAAAGAAGAAACAGAAGCTGTCGAACGTCCTCGTAGAACTTCGAAATTCATGACGAAGTATGAACGGGCAAGAATCTTGGGCACGCGTGCCTTGCAGATCAG CATGAATGCACCAGTGATGGTTGAGTTGGAAGGTGAAACAGATCCACTTGAG ATTGCTATGAAGGAGCTTCGGCAGCGGAAGATTCCCTTCACCATTCGCCGTTACCTGCCTGATGGGAG TTATGAGGACTGGGGTGTTGATGAACTGATTGTGGAGGACTCATGGAAGAGGCAGGTTGGTGGTGATTGA